The genomic interval CTACGACAAGATTGTCGGGGATATATAAACCAAAAAAATACGTGACTGATGAGGGCTTTAACGTCCCGCTGAAGCCGACGATTTCAGCCGGGAAGGACTTGTCCGAGTATATGAAGGGAGGCATAACGGCATGACGGACAAACGGGAAAATGGAAAGGGGACAATGATGAATATACCATCAGTTTTAAAGCTGATCGTCGCTATGTTCTTCATCGCAACCCTACCCGCAAAAGTCCACGCCCTTACGCCCGAACAGGTTTTCGATAAGGTCAAGGATTCAATCGTTGTGGTGAAGACCCTGGACGCCCAAGGCAAGGTGAAAAGCCAGGGGAGCGGTGTGCTGCTCCCTTCAGGGAAGATCGCCACCAACTCGCACGTTGTGGAAGGGGGTTCCTCCTACCAGGTAGGCCGGGGCAAACAGTTTGTCTCTGCAACTATTTACGCTGTAGACAGTGATAAAGACATCTGTCTTCTCGATGCCAAGAGTATTACAGGGAAACCGGCACAACTCGGCAAGGCAGCAAGCCTGAAGGTCGGTGTCCCGGTTTATGCTGTGGGAGCGCCGATGGGTCTTGAGCTTTCCCTTTCCGATGGGATCGTCGCGCAACTACGGGGCGGACCGCCTCCCTTTATTCAGACTACAGCGGCTATATCCCCCGGTTCCAGCGGCGGGGGTCTCTTCGATAGGGAAGGCAGGCTCGTCGGCTTGACAACTCTCTATATCGAAGGAGGTCAAAGTCTGAACTTCGCCATGCCCGTGGAATGGATAGGAGAAATCAAGCCGGGCCGTGAACCGGCCGCCGAGGGTCGCAGCCA from Candidatus Latescibacter sp. carries:
- a CDS encoding tetratricopeptide repeat-containing serine protease family protein: MTDKRENGKGTMMNIPSVLKLIVAMFFIATLPAKVHALTPEQVFDKVKDSIVVVKTLDAQGKVKSQGSGVLLPSGKIATNSHVVEGGSSYQVGRGKQFVSATIYAVDSDKDICLLDAKSITGKPAQLGKAASLKVGVPVYAVGAPMGLELSLSDGIVAQLRGGPPPFIQTTAAISPGSSGGGLFDREGRLVGLTTLYIEGGQSLNFAMPVEWIGEIKPGREPAAEGRSQTEWYKRVIALQNLKDWQGMLDWCRKWTKSNPEDADAWFGLGFAYSNLKRYDDAIDAYRQALRINPEYADALCGLGIAYSDFKRYDDAIDAFRQALRINPESADVWYNLGCTYYNFKRYDDAIEAYRQALRINPEYADAWHNLGGVYYFSGNRTAALEAVRELRRLDPKLADKLFDLIVPR